The Limanda limanda chromosome 20, fLimLim1.1, whole genome shotgun sequence genome has a segment encoding these proteins:
- the LOC133026758 gene encoding polypyrimidine tract-binding protein 2-like isoform X1, giving the protein MDGISDVAVGVKRGSDELSMYNSPNSGMSSSSDGASNGSDSKKLRVEEAPPSRVLHIRKLPNEASETEVIALGLPFGKVTNILTLKGKNQAFLEMGTEEAAITMINYYTTVTPHIRNIPIFIQYSNHKELKTDAGNQRTQAVLQAVSAVQSGGSPSSDVQEALAAASSPVLRIIIDNMFYPVTLDVLQQIFSKFGTVMKIITFTKNNQFQALLQFSDPVNAQQAKLALDGQNIYNSCCTLRIDFSKLVNLNVKYNNDKSRDYTRPELPAGDGQPSLDSTVVAAYSKDSNSLLGKIPGALSPLSAAAAAAAAAGRVALAGQTGSSGVLLVSNLNEEMVTPQSLFTLFGVYGDVQRVKILYNKKDSALIQMSDANQAQLAMSHLNGQKVYGKIIRVTLSKHQTVALPRDGLDDQGLTKDFANSPLHRFKKPGSKNFQNIFPPSATLHLSNIPQDVTEDDLRLLFSNAGGTVKAFKFFQDRKMSLIQMSTVEEAIQALIDLHNYNMGGNQHLRVSFSKSTI; this is encoded by the exons CATCAGTGATGTTGCAGTTGGCGTGAAG AGAGGATCAGATGAGCTGAGTATGTACAACAGTCCCAACTCTGGCATGAGCAGTAGCAGTG ATGGGGCTTCTAATGGCAGTGACAGTAAAAAGCTCAGGGTGGAGGAGGCCCCTCCATCTCGTGTGCTCCACATCAGGAAGCTGCCCAACGAGGCCTCAGAGACAGAAGTCATCGCCCTTGGCTTGCCTTTTGGCAAAGTCACCAACATCCTCACACTAAAGGGAAAGAACCAG GCATTCCTGGAGATGGGGACAGAGGAGGCAGCCATCACTATGATTAACTACTACACCACAGTAACTCCTCATATCCGCAATATCCCCATCTTTATTCAGTACTCCAATCACAAGGAACTCAAAACCGATGCTGGAAATCAG CGGACCCAGGCAGTGCTGCAGGCAGTGTCAGCAGTCCAATCTGGTGGCTCACCGAGCTCAGACGTTCAGGAGGCTCTGGCAGCAGCCTCCAGTCCCGTGCTGCGCATCATCATCGACAACATGTTCTACCCAGTAACGCTGGATGTGCTGCAACAG ATTTTCTCCAAGTTTGGCACAGTTATGAAGATAATCACATTTACCAAGAACAATCAATTCCAGGCCCTTCTACAGTTCAGTGATCCTGTTAACGCACAGCAAGCAAAACTG GCATTGGATGGTCAGAACATATACAACTCGTGCTGCACACTGCGTATCGACTTCTCCAAGTTGGTTAACCTAAATGTCAAGTACAACAATGATAAGAGTCGTGACTACACACGACCTGAGCTTCCCGCTGGGGACGGACAGCCCAGCCTCGACTCCACGGTGGTCGCTGCGTATAGTAAAGATTCCAATTCTCTCCTCGGTAAGATCCCAG gAGCCCTGAGCCCTCTGAGCGCTGCAGCagcggctgctgcagctgcagggagGGTGGCCCTGGCTGGACAGACAGGGTCCAGCGGGGTCCTGCTGGTCAGCAACCTCAACGAGGAG ATGGTTACGCCCCAAAGTCTGTTTACCCTCTTCG GAGTGTATGGTGATGTCCAGAGGGTAAAAATACTCTACAATAAGAAGGACAGCGCTCTCATTCAGATGTCAGACGCCAACCAGGCCCAGCTAG caATGAGCCACCTGAACGGTCAGAAGGTGTATGGGAAGATCATCCGAGTGACCCTGTCCAAGCATCAGACGGTGGCGCTGCCCCGTGATGGCCTGGATGACCAGGGCCTGACCAAGGACTTTGCCAATTCTCCACTCCATCGCTTTAAGAAACCGGGATCCAAAAACTTCCAGAACATCTTTCCGCCCTCTGCTACCCTCCACCTCTCTAACATCCC ACAAGATGTGACGGAGGATGACCTGCGACTGCTCTTCTCCAACGCTGGAGGCACTGTGAAAGCATTCAAGTTTTTCCA GGATCGTAAAATGTCTTTGATTCAGATGTCAACAGTGGAGGAGGCCATCCAGGCTTTGATTGACCTTCACAACTACAACATGGGAGGCAACCAGCACCTGAGAGTGTCCTTCTCCAAATCCACCATTTGA
- the LOC133026758 gene encoding polypyrimidine tract-binding protein 2-like isoform X2, with translation MDGISDVAVGVKRGSDELSMYNSPNSGMSSSSDGASNGSDSKKLRVEEAPPSRVLHIRKLPNEASETEVIALGLPFGKVTNILTLKGKNQAFLEMGTEEAAITMINYYTTVTPHIRNIPIFIQYSNHKELKTDAGNQRTQAVLQAVSAVQSGGSPSSDVQEALAAASSPVLRIIIDNMFYPVTLDVLQQIFSKFGTVMKIITFTKNNQFQALLQFSDPVNAQQAKLALDGQNIYNSCCTLRIDFSKLVNLNVKYNNDKSRDYTRPELPAGDGQPSLDSTVVAAYSKDSNSLLGALSPLSAAAAAAAAAGRVALAGQTGSSGVLLVSNLNEEMVTPQSLFTLFGVYGDVQRVKILYNKKDSALIQMSDANQAQLAMSHLNGQKVYGKIIRVTLSKHQTVALPRDGLDDQGLTKDFANSPLHRFKKPGSKNFQNIFPPSATLHLSNIPQDVTEDDLRLLFSNAGGTVKAFKFFQDRKMSLIQMSTVEEAIQALIDLHNYNMGGNQHLRVSFSKSTI, from the exons CATCAGTGATGTTGCAGTTGGCGTGAAG AGAGGATCAGATGAGCTGAGTATGTACAACAGTCCCAACTCTGGCATGAGCAGTAGCAGTG ATGGGGCTTCTAATGGCAGTGACAGTAAAAAGCTCAGGGTGGAGGAGGCCCCTCCATCTCGTGTGCTCCACATCAGGAAGCTGCCCAACGAGGCCTCAGAGACAGAAGTCATCGCCCTTGGCTTGCCTTTTGGCAAAGTCACCAACATCCTCACACTAAAGGGAAAGAACCAG GCATTCCTGGAGATGGGGACAGAGGAGGCAGCCATCACTATGATTAACTACTACACCACAGTAACTCCTCATATCCGCAATATCCCCATCTTTATTCAGTACTCCAATCACAAGGAACTCAAAACCGATGCTGGAAATCAG CGGACCCAGGCAGTGCTGCAGGCAGTGTCAGCAGTCCAATCTGGTGGCTCACCGAGCTCAGACGTTCAGGAGGCTCTGGCAGCAGCCTCCAGTCCCGTGCTGCGCATCATCATCGACAACATGTTCTACCCAGTAACGCTGGATGTGCTGCAACAG ATTTTCTCCAAGTTTGGCACAGTTATGAAGATAATCACATTTACCAAGAACAATCAATTCCAGGCCCTTCTACAGTTCAGTGATCCTGTTAACGCACAGCAAGCAAAACTG GCATTGGATGGTCAGAACATATACAACTCGTGCTGCACACTGCGTATCGACTTCTCCAAGTTGGTTAACCTAAATGTCAAGTACAACAATGATAAGAGTCGTGACTACACACGACCTGAGCTTCCCGCTGGGGACGGACAGCCCAGCCTCGACTCCACGGTGGTCGCTGCGTATAGTAAAGATTCCAATTCTCTCCTCG gAGCCCTGAGCCCTCTGAGCGCTGCAGCagcggctgctgcagctgcagggagGGTGGCCCTGGCTGGACAGACAGGGTCCAGCGGGGTCCTGCTGGTCAGCAACCTCAACGAGGAG ATGGTTACGCCCCAAAGTCTGTTTACCCTCTTCG GAGTGTATGGTGATGTCCAGAGGGTAAAAATACTCTACAATAAGAAGGACAGCGCTCTCATTCAGATGTCAGACGCCAACCAGGCCCAGCTAG caATGAGCCACCTGAACGGTCAGAAGGTGTATGGGAAGATCATCCGAGTGACCCTGTCCAAGCATCAGACGGTGGCGCTGCCCCGTGATGGCCTGGATGACCAGGGCCTGACCAAGGACTTTGCCAATTCTCCACTCCATCGCTTTAAGAAACCGGGATCCAAAAACTTCCAGAACATCTTTCCGCCCTCTGCTACCCTCCACCTCTCTAACATCCC ACAAGATGTGACGGAGGATGACCTGCGACTGCTCTTCTCCAACGCTGGAGGCACTGTGAAAGCATTCAAGTTTTTCCA GGATCGTAAAATGTCTTTGATTCAGATGTCAACAGTGGAGGAGGCCATCCAGGCTTTGATTGACCTTCACAACTACAACATGGGAGGCAACCAGCACCTGAGAGTGTCCTTCTCCAAATCCACCATTTGA
- the LOC133026758 gene encoding polypyrimidine tract-binding protein 2-like isoform X3 — protein MDGISDVAVGVKRGSDELNGASNGSDSKKLRVEEAPPSRVLHIRKLPNEASETEVIALGLPFGKVTNILTLKGKNQAFLEMGTEEAAITMINYYTTVTPHIRNIPIFIQYSNHKELKTDAGNQRTQAVLQAVSAVQSGGSPSSDVQEALAAASSPVLRIIIDNMFYPVTLDVLQQIFSKFGTVMKIITFTKNNQFQALLQFSDPVNAQQAKLALDGQNIYNSCCTLRIDFSKLVNLNVKYNNDKSRDYTRPELPAGDGQPSLDSTVVAAYSKDSNSLLGKIPGALSPLSAAAAAAAAAGRVALAGQTGSSGVLLVSNLNEEMVTPQSLFTLFGVYGDVQRVKILYNKKDSALIQMSDANQAQLAMSHLNGQKVYGKIIRVTLSKHQTVALPRDGLDDQGLTKDFANSPLHRFKKPGSKNFQNIFPPSATLHLSNIPQDVTEDDLRLLFSNAGGTVKAFKFFQDRKMSLIQMSTVEEAIQALIDLHNYNMGGNQHLRVSFSKSTI, from the exons CATCAGTGATGTTGCAGTTGGCGTGAAG AGAGGATCAGATGAGCTGA ATGGGGCTTCTAATGGCAGTGACAGTAAAAAGCTCAGGGTGGAGGAGGCCCCTCCATCTCGTGTGCTCCACATCAGGAAGCTGCCCAACGAGGCCTCAGAGACAGAAGTCATCGCCCTTGGCTTGCCTTTTGGCAAAGTCACCAACATCCTCACACTAAAGGGAAAGAACCAG GCATTCCTGGAGATGGGGACAGAGGAGGCAGCCATCACTATGATTAACTACTACACCACAGTAACTCCTCATATCCGCAATATCCCCATCTTTATTCAGTACTCCAATCACAAGGAACTCAAAACCGATGCTGGAAATCAG CGGACCCAGGCAGTGCTGCAGGCAGTGTCAGCAGTCCAATCTGGTGGCTCACCGAGCTCAGACGTTCAGGAGGCTCTGGCAGCAGCCTCCAGTCCCGTGCTGCGCATCATCATCGACAACATGTTCTACCCAGTAACGCTGGATGTGCTGCAACAG ATTTTCTCCAAGTTTGGCACAGTTATGAAGATAATCACATTTACCAAGAACAATCAATTCCAGGCCCTTCTACAGTTCAGTGATCCTGTTAACGCACAGCAAGCAAAACTG GCATTGGATGGTCAGAACATATACAACTCGTGCTGCACACTGCGTATCGACTTCTCCAAGTTGGTTAACCTAAATGTCAAGTACAACAATGATAAGAGTCGTGACTACACACGACCTGAGCTTCCCGCTGGGGACGGACAGCCCAGCCTCGACTCCACGGTGGTCGCTGCGTATAGTAAAGATTCCAATTCTCTCCTCGGTAAGATCCCAG gAGCCCTGAGCCCTCTGAGCGCTGCAGCagcggctgctgcagctgcagggagGGTGGCCCTGGCTGGACAGACAGGGTCCAGCGGGGTCCTGCTGGTCAGCAACCTCAACGAGGAG ATGGTTACGCCCCAAAGTCTGTTTACCCTCTTCG GAGTGTATGGTGATGTCCAGAGGGTAAAAATACTCTACAATAAGAAGGACAGCGCTCTCATTCAGATGTCAGACGCCAACCAGGCCCAGCTAG caATGAGCCACCTGAACGGTCAGAAGGTGTATGGGAAGATCATCCGAGTGACCCTGTCCAAGCATCAGACGGTGGCGCTGCCCCGTGATGGCCTGGATGACCAGGGCCTGACCAAGGACTTTGCCAATTCTCCACTCCATCGCTTTAAGAAACCGGGATCCAAAAACTTCCAGAACATCTTTCCGCCCTCTGCTACCCTCCACCTCTCTAACATCCC ACAAGATGTGACGGAGGATGACCTGCGACTGCTCTTCTCCAACGCTGGAGGCACTGTGAAAGCATTCAAGTTTTTCCA GGATCGTAAAATGTCTTTGATTCAGATGTCAACAGTGGAGGAGGCCATCCAGGCTTTGATTGACCTTCACAACTACAACATGGGAGGCAACCAGCACCTGAGAGTGTCCTTCTCCAAATCCACCATTTGA